A single genomic interval of Streptomyces showdoensis harbors:
- a CDS encoding helicase C-terminal domain-containing protein, translating to MGIGELDREAHVPEATGVGAAPRTLAEALRAGGDGGIAALLRARPDLLSPVPNDLTQLATRAGTRGSVVRALERLDRFALQAAEALAVAPDPAPYPVLLELLTGDGGEPEIEAALPRAVGVLREQALVWGDDERLRLVRTARELLAPSAQHPSPTGLGPTVAEATAGMSPGRLQEIIAAAGLPATHDPVSAVAALTSLFTDRTRMAALLDTAPPEALTVLDRLVWGPPYGEVTANPTPPVRWLRDRGLLLPVSTRTVVLPREAALHLRGGRAHRTPEPVPPVVGTAREYRPQVVDSAAAGQAYTALATAEELLKSWDQGGPQVLRAGGLAVRDLKRTAAALDTGEQVAAFWLELLYGAGLLASDGEADERYAPTPAYDDWLDLPPAERWVRLVVPWLAATRTSGLVGTLDGKGRALSALGPGLDRAAAPEVRHRVLALQATLPPGSAADRASVLARLRWDRPLRGGTGGPGTDDGGSGTPADLRARIAAWTLDEAELLGVTGRGALASPARALLNLPLAEAAPESAHPGDCEPSVAASRAATLLAPLLPEAVDHVLLQADLTAVAPGPLRRPLAEVLSVLADVESKGGATVYRFTPGSVRRALDAGRSASDLHDFLTAHARTPVPQPLSYLIDDVARKHGHLRVGAASAYVRCDDDAVLGEILADRRSAPLRLRRLAPTVLAAQADPSALLDGLRAMGYAPAAESAEGDVLITRADAYRTPPRTPPAPVPDGPPAPDATLLTAAVRAIRAGDRAATVVRKEPATPLAAGELPRTSAAETLATVQAAAMTGSAVWIGYVNAEGAASQRVIAPVRVEGGFVTGYDHTADEVRTYPLHRITGVAELADDETV from the coding sequence ATGGGGATCGGTGAGCTGGACCGGGAGGCGCACGTGCCCGAGGCAACAGGTGTCGGCGCGGCGCCGCGCACCCTCGCGGAGGCGCTGCGCGCCGGTGGCGACGGGGGGATCGCCGCGCTGCTGCGGGCCCGCCCGGACCTGCTCTCGCCGGTGCCGAACGACCTGACGCAGCTGGCCACCCGGGCCGGCACCCGCGGTTCCGTGGTGCGGGCCCTGGAGCGGCTGGACCGGTTCGCGCTGCAGGCGGCCGAGGCGCTGGCCGTGGCGCCCGACCCCGCCCCCTACCCCGTACTGCTGGAGCTGCTGACCGGCGACGGCGGCGAGCCCGAGATCGAGGCGGCGCTGCCGCGCGCGGTCGGGGTGCTGCGCGAGCAGGCGCTGGTGTGGGGCGACGACGAGCGGCTGCGGCTGGTGCGGACGGCGCGCGAGCTGCTCGCCCCGTCGGCGCAGCACCCCTCGCCGACCGGGCTCGGCCCGACGGTCGCGGAGGCGACGGCGGGCATGTCGCCGGGCCGGCTCCAGGAGATCATCGCGGCGGCCGGGCTGCCCGCGACCCACGACCCGGTGTCGGCGGTCGCGGCGCTGACGAGCCTGTTCACGGACCGTACGAGGATGGCGGCGCTGCTCGACACCGCGCCGCCGGAGGCGCTCACGGTGCTCGACCGGCTGGTGTGGGGCCCGCCGTACGGGGAGGTGACGGCCAATCCGACGCCGCCGGTGCGCTGGCTGCGCGACCGGGGGCTGCTGCTCCCGGTGTCGACCCGGACGGTGGTGCTGCCCCGGGAGGCGGCGCTGCACCTGCGGGGCGGCCGGGCGCACCGCACGCCGGAGCCGGTGCCCCCCGTCGTGGGGACGGCCCGCGAGTACCGTCCCCAGGTGGTGGACAGCGCGGCGGCCGGCCAGGCGTACACGGCGCTGGCGACCGCCGAGGAGCTGCTGAAGTCCTGGGACCAGGGCGGCCCGCAGGTGCTGCGGGCCGGCGGCCTCGCCGTCCGCGACCTGAAGCGCACGGCCGCCGCCCTCGACACCGGCGAGCAGGTCGCCGCGTTCTGGCTGGAGCTGCTGTACGGGGCGGGACTGCTCGCCTCCGACGGGGAGGCCGACGAGCGCTACGCGCCGACCCCCGCGTACGACGACTGGCTCGACCTGCCGCCCGCCGAGCGCTGGGTGCGGCTCGTCGTCCCGTGGCTGGCCGCCACCCGCACCTCCGGCCTGGTCGGCACCCTGGACGGCAAGGGCCGCGCCCTCTCCGCCCTCGGCCCCGGACTCGACCGGGCGGCCGCCCCCGAGGTGCGCCACCGGGTCCTCGCCCTCCAGGCGACCCTCCCGCCGGGCTCCGCCGCCGACCGCGCCTCGGTGCTCGCCCGGCTGCGCTGGGACCGGCCGCTGCGGGGCGGCACCGGCGGCCCCGGCACCGACGACGGCGGCTCCGGCACCCCCGCCGACCTGCGCGCCCGGATCGCCGCCTGGACCCTCGACGAGGCCGAACTCCTCGGTGTCACCGGCCGCGGCGCGCTCGCCTCGCCCGCCCGCGCGCTGCTCAACCTGCCGCTCGCGGAGGCCGCCCCCGAATCCGCCCACCCGGGCGACTGCGAGCCGTCCGTCGCCGCCTCGCGGGCCGCGACCCTGCTGGCGCCGCTGCTGCCCGAGGCGGTCGACCACGTGCTGCTCCAGGCCGACCTGACGGCCGTCGCCCCGGGGCCGCTGCGCCGCCCGCTGGCGGAGGTGCTCTCGGTGCTCGCCGACGTGGAGTCGAAGGGCGGCGCGACCGTCTACCGCTTCACGCCCGGATCCGTACGCCGGGCCCTGGACGCCGGGCGCAGCGCGTCCGACCTGCACGACTTCCTGACCGCGCACGCGCGCACGCCGGTGCCGCAGCCGCTCTCGTACCTGATCGACGACGTGGCGCGGAAGCACGGGCACCTGCGGGTCGGCGCCGCGTCGGCGTACGTGCGCTGCGACGACGACGCGGTGCTCGGCGAGATCCTCGCCGACCGGCGGTCGGCCCCGCTGCGGCTGCGGCGGCTCGCCCCGACCGTGCTCGCCGCGCAGGCGGACCCGTCCGCGCTGCTCGACGGGCTGCGGGCGATGGGGTACGCGCCCGCGGCCGAGTCCGCCGAGGGCGACGTGCTGATCACCCGCGCCGACGCGTACCGCACCCCGCCGCGCACCCCTCCCGCCCCGGTCCCGGACGGCCCTCCCGCCCCGGACGCCACGCTGCTCACGGCGGCGGTGCGGGCGATCCGGGCGGGCGACCGGGCCGCCACCGTGGTCCGCAAGGAGCCCGCCACGCCGCTCGCGGCCGGCGAACTCCCCCGCACCTCGGCCGCCGAGACCCTGGCCACCGTGCAGGCCGCCGCCATGACCGGTTCGGCCGTGTGGATCGGCTACGTCAACGCGGAGGGCGCGGCCAGCCAGCGGGTCATCGCGCCGGTCCGGGTCGAGGGCGGCTTCGTGACCGGGTACGACCACACGGCCGACGAGGTGCGGACGTACCCGCTGCACCGGATCACGGGCGTGGCCGAGCTGGCGGACGACGAGACCGTCTGA
- a CDS encoding HAD-IA family hydrolase, producing the protein MDGTLVDTEGLWWEAVEQVAGRPLTEADRPDVLGRPVEHTAAWLATEAGPDGAPGDRDGVLAARAATADALAAELHREFAERVRAGVVPRPGALALLAALARDGVPTALVTASPRAVADTVLDALGALGAPGFAVSVTADDTERTKPEPDPYLAACRALGVDPARCVAVEDTPTGVASAEAAGCAVLAVPSVTPIGAAPGRTVLDGLTGVTPDRLRAMAGRRLTVMSWNLWLGGALVDDHRAKQLAAVRASGADVVGLQETGGTATRELAEALGWHHHEAGENLGILSRHPVVARLGDPDVGFYGAAGVRILVDGEHEVDVWTAHLHHTPYGPYEAVFDGLPAERLIAHEDVRLEQMRDTLRRIAEGAGQDTGQDPGQDSGRDTGGAAGRARPVVLVGDFNAASHLDWPEVAWPVTKAAEEAGFRDSYREARPDPVRDPGHTWSPVHPVHPEEGGHAGRPEPQDRIDYVLHNARGLRVLASRTLVTGTPAPWPDVAANAWPSDHAAVVTAFAL; encoded by the coding sequence ATGGACGGCACGCTCGTCGACACCGAGGGCCTGTGGTGGGAGGCGGTGGAACAGGTCGCGGGCCGCCCCCTCACCGAGGCCGACCGCCCCGACGTCCTCGGCCGCCCGGTCGAGCACACGGCGGCCTGGCTGGCGACGGAGGCCGGGCCGGACGGCGCCCCCGGTGACCGGGACGGTGTCCTCGCCGCGCGGGCCGCCACCGCCGACGCCCTCGCGGCCGAGCTGCACCGGGAGTTCGCCGAGCGGGTCCGGGCCGGGGTCGTGCCACGGCCCGGCGCGCTCGCGCTGCTCGCCGCGCTCGCCCGGGACGGGGTGCCGACCGCCCTGGTCACGGCCTCGCCCCGGGCCGTCGCCGACACCGTGCTCGACGCCCTCGGAGCGCTCGGCGCACCGGGGTTCGCCGTCTCGGTCACCGCGGACGACACCGAGCGCACCAAGCCCGAGCCCGACCCGTACCTCGCGGCCTGCCGCGCCCTCGGCGTCGACCCCGCGCGCTGCGTGGCCGTCGAGGACACCCCCACCGGGGTCGCCTCCGCCGAGGCGGCGGGGTGCGCGGTGCTCGCGGTCCCCTCGGTGACCCCGATCGGGGCGGCCCCCGGACGGACGGTGCTGGACGGGCTGACCGGGGTCACCCCTGACCGGCTGCGGGCCATGGCGGGCCGTCGGCTCACCGTCATGAGCTGGAACCTGTGGCTCGGCGGCGCCCTCGTCGACGACCACCGGGCCAAGCAGCTCGCCGCCGTCCGCGCCTCGGGCGCCGACGTCGTGGGCCTCCAGGAGACCGGCGGCACCGCGACCCGCGAGCTGGCCGAGGCGCTCGGCTGGCACCACCACGAGGCCGGCGAGAACCTCGGCATCCTCAGCCGCCACCCGGTCGTCGCCCGGCTCGGCGACCCGGACGTCGGCTTCTACGGCGCGGCGGGCGTCCGGATCCTCGTCGACGGCGAGCACGAGGTGGACGTGTGGACCGCGCACCTCCACCACACCCCGTACGGGCCGTACGAGGCCGTCTTCGACGGGCTCCCGGCCGAGCGGCTGATCGCCCACGAGGACGTCCGCCTGGAGCAGATGCGGGACACGCTCCGGCGGATCGCGGAGGGGGCCGGGCAGGACACGGGGCAGGACCCCGGCCAGGACTCGGGCCGGGACACGGGGGGAGCGGCGGGGCGGGCGCGGCCCGTGGTCCTGGTCGGCGACTTCAACGCGGCCTCGCACCTCGACTGGCCCGAGGTCGCCTGGCCGGTCACGAAGGCCGCCGAGGAGGCGGGGTTCCGCGACTCCTACCGGGAGGCCCGCCCCGACCCCGTACGGGACCCCGGACACACCTGGTCGCCGGTCCACCCCGTGCACCCGGAGGAGGGCGGGCACGCGGGCCGCCCCGAGCCGCAGGACCGCATCGACTACGTCCTGCACAACGCCCGCGGCCTGCGCGTCCTCGCCTCCCGCACGCTGGTCACCGGCACGCCCGCGCCGTGGCCGGACGTCGCGGCGAACGCCTGGCCGTCGGACCACGCGGCGGTGGTGACGGCCTTCGCCCTGTAG
- a CDS encoding ABC transporter ATP-binding protein has product MTVTTTDAAPAATAEAATVEFRGLRRQFGPTTALDGLDLTVRPGELLALLGPSGCGKTTALRMLAGFETPDSGAVLVDGRDITHVPAHRRDAGMVFQSYSLFPHLDCVDNVAFGLRMRKTGKTERRRQAAELLDLVGLGDKGGRFPHQLSGGQQQRVALARALALRPRVLLLDEPLSALDAKVRLTLREEIRRIQSELGITTLFVTHDQEEALSMADRVAVMRAGRLEQCAAPAELYGRPATAFVAEFVGTMSRIPGRLDGGTVEVLGRRLPVDGEPPATAEVDVLVRPEDLKVGTDGACSARVVATAFLGATTRLTVRLADTTEVKADLPTHEAAALAAGDAVTVTPRERPVLVAERRTP; this is encoded by the coding sequence ATGACCGTCACCACCACCGACGCCGCGCCCGCCGCCACCGCCGAGGCCGCCACCGTCGAATTCCGCGGCCTGCGACGCCAGTTCGGGCCGACCACCGCGCTCGACGGGCTCGACCTGACCGTCCGGCCCGGCGAGCTGCTCGCCCTGCTCGGCCCCTCCGGCTGCGGCAAGACCACCGCCCTGCGCATGCTCGCCGGCTTCGAGACCCCCGACTCCGGGGCGGTGCTCGTCGACGGCCGGGACATCACCCACGTGCCGGCCCACCGGCGCGACGCGGGCATGGTCTTCCAGTCGTACAGCCTCTTCCCCCACCTCGACTGCGTCGACAACGTCGCCTTCGGCCTGCGCATGCGCAAGACCGGCAAGACCGAACGCCGCAGGCAGGCGGCCGAACTGCTCGACCTCGTCGGCCTCGGCGACAAGGGCGGGCGCTTCCCGCACCAGCTCTCCGGCGGTCAGCAGCAGCGCGTCGCCCTCGCCCGCGCCCTCGCGCTGCGCCCGCGCGTCCTGCTCCTCGACGAGCCGTTGTCCGCGCTCGACGCCAAGGTGCGGCTCACCCTGCGCGAGGAGATCCGCCGGATCCAGTCCGAACTCGGCATCACCACGCTCTTCGTGACGCACGACCAGGAGGAGGCCCTGTCCATGGCCGACCGGGTCGCCGTCATGCGCGCCGGGCGCCTCGAACAGTGCGCGGCCCCCGCCGAGCTGTACGGGCGTCCCGCGACCGCCTTCGTCGCCGAGTTCGTCGGCACCATGAGCCGGATCCCCGGACGCCTCGACGGCGGCACGGTCGAGGTCCTCGGCCGCCGCCTCCCCGTCGACGGCGAGCCGCCCGCGACGGCGGAGGTCGACGTCCTCGTCCGTCCCGAGGACCTCAAGGTCGGTACGGACGGCGCCTGTTCCGCCCGTGTCGTGGCCACGGCCTTCCTCGGGGCCACCACCCGGCTCACCGTCCGGCTGGCCGACACCACCGAGGTCAAGGCAGACCTGCCCACCCACGAGGCCGCCGCCCTCGCCGCCGGCGACGCCGTCACGGTGACCCCGCGCGAGCGCCCGGTCCTCGTCGCGGAGCGCCGCACCCCCTGA
- a CDS encoding ABC transporter permease: MARLTPTAPRSPQWRRWVLGLAGLYFLVPLAASVVFTVDVPGQGLTLDAYTKIIGTEGFTSSLLLSLGLAAVTIAVVLLLMVPALVALRLGAPRLRPVVEAVCSLPLVVPPIAFVAGLGTVLKWGPEHLARTPLFQTFVALQNPDFPVVLVLAYVVMALPFTYRALDAGLRAVDVRTLVEAARSCGAGPVRALVTAVLPNLRGALMNAAFLVLALVLGEYTVAQLLGFRPFAVWIVNISGSQAQMSVAVSVLSLLVTWVLLLALAGAGGRAPGARRTRTAKG, from the coding sequence ATGGCTCGCCTGACCCCCACCGCTCCCCGGAGCCCCCAGTGGCGCCGCTGGGTCCTCGGCCTCGCCGGGCTCTACTTCCTGGTGCCGCTCGCCGCCTCCGTCGTCTTCACCGTCGACGTCCCGGGCCAGGGCCTCACCCTCGACGCGTACACGAAGATCATCGGCACCGAGGGCTTCACCTCCAGCCTGCTGCTCTCGCTCGGCCTCGCCGCCGTCACCATCGCCGTCGTCCTGCTGCTCATGGTGCCCGCCCTGGTCGCCCTGCGGCTCGGCGCGCCCCGGCTGCGCCCGGTCGTCGAGGCGGTCTGCTCGCTGCCGCTCGTCGTGCCGCCCATCGCCTTCGTCGCCGGCCTCGGCACCGTCCTGAAGTGGGGCCCCGAGCACTTGGCCCGCACCCCCCTCTTCCAGACCTTCGTCGCCCTGCAGAACCCGGACTTCCCCGTCGTCCTGGTCCTCGCGTACGTGGTGATGGCGCTGCCCTTCACCTACCGGGCCCTCGACGCCGGCCTGCGCGCCGTCGACGTCCGCACCCTCGTCGAGGCCGCCCGCAGCTGCGGCGCCGGACCGGTCCGGGCCCTGGTCACCGCGGTGCTGCCGAACCTGCGCGGCGCGCTGATGAACGCGGCCTTCCTCGTCCTGGCCCTGGTCCTCGGCGAGTACACCGTCGCCCAGCTGCTCGGCTTCCGGCCCTTCGCCGTGTGGATCGTGAACATCTCCGGCTCCCAGGCCCAGATGTCCGTGGCCGTCTCCGTGCTCAGCCTCCTCGTCACCTGGGTGCTGCTCCTGGCCCTCGCCGGGGCCGGCGGCCGCGCGCCCGGCGCCCGCCGCACCCGTACCGCCAAGGGATAA
- a CDS encoding ABC transporter permease, producing the protein MTSTLTTPAASRTGSGKRRGRAPGAGPDARPRRRRAPAWLAAVPLLAFTAVAFGVPAIAMLGGAFTVDDPAGGPASYGTGNLATSLQGAYLTALIGSVKLSATAAVLAALLGLPLAQAVVTGSRALREAVLTASGVLANFGGVPLAFAFVATLGNAGVLTRHLGLADKGWSLYSFWGLVVVYLYFLVPLMVLTITPALDGLRTQWREAARSNGATTVQYWRHVALPVLLPSLLGGLVLLFGSAFAAYATAAAMVGSAVPLVTLQISDALSGNVLVGQENVALALSLDMVVVAGLVMAVYLPLQRRSSRWLA; encoded by the coding sequence ATGACGAGCACCCTGACCACCCCCGCCGCCTCCCGGACCGGTTCCGGGAAGCGGCGGGGCCGCGCCCCCGGCGCCGGGCCCGATGCCCGGCCGCGCCGCCGCCGCGCCCCCGCCTGGCTCGCCGCCGTCCCGCTGCTGGCCTTCACCGCGGTCGCCTTCGGCGTCCCCGCGATCGCCATGCTCGGCGGCGCGTTCACCGTCGACGACCCGGCCGGCGGCCCCGCCTCGTACGGCACGGGGAACCTGGCCACCTCCCTCCAGGGCGCCTACCTCACCGCCCTGATCGGCAGCGTCAAGCTCTCCGCGACCGCCGCCGTCCTCGCCGCCCTGCTCGGACTGCCGCTCGCCCAGGCCGTCGTGACCGGCTCCCGCGCCCTGCGCGAGGCCGTGCTCACCGCCTCCGGCGTGCTCGCCAACTTCGGCGGCGTCCCGCTCGCCTTCGCCTTCGTCGCCACCCTCGGCAACGCCGGCGTCCTCACCCGGCACCTCGGCCTCGCCGACAAGGGCTGGAGCCTCTACAGCTTCTGGGGCCTGGTCGTCGTCTACCTGTACTTCCTCGTCCCGCTCATGGTGCTCACCATCACCCCCGCCCTCGACGGCCTGCGCACCCAGTGGCGCGAGGCCGCCCGCAGCAACGGCGCCACCACCGTCCAGTACTGGCGGCACGTCGCCCTGCCCGTGCTGCTGCCCAGCCTGCTCGGCGGGCTCGTGCTGCTCTTCGGCAGCGCCTTCGCCGCGTACGCCACGGCCGCCGCGATGGTCGGCAGCGCCGTCCCGCTCGTCACCCTGCAGATCTCCGACGCCCTCTCCGGCAACGTCCTCGTCGGCCAGGAGAACGTGGCGCTCGCCCTCAGCCTCGACATGGTCGTCGTCGCCGGGCTCGTCATGGCCGTCTACCTGCCCCTGCAACGCCGGAGCTCCCGATGGCTCGCCTGA
- a CDS encoding ABC transporter substrate-binding protein, which produces MPVPTPPLSLPRTAALGGSLALVAALALTACGAAPENAATTPDGKNAATAASAADFGGMDALVKAAKKEGALHAIALPRDWANYGALIDGFQQKYGIKVEVENPDASSQDEVNAVTSRKGQDRAPDVLDLGSSFALSAAQQGLLAPYKVAAWNDIPEGQKDPKARWYNDYGGYVSIGCDAKRVKNCPATFKDLLKPEYKGQVALNGNPTKSGSAFGGVYAAALAQGGSFDDIQPGLDFFAALKKNGNYTPVESTPATVEKGETPISIDWDYLNAGYAQEFKAKGLDWKVAVPTDGRYAMYYSQAINKDAPHPAAARLWQEYLYSAEGQNLWLKGFARPVLMPAMDKAGTLDAQAALKLPAVSGIPSFPTEAQQAKAKTVLAQGWGKAVSG; this is translated from the coding sequence GTGCCCGTCCCCACGCCCCCGCTGAGCCTCCCGAGAACCGCCGCCCTCGGCGGCTCCCTCGCCCTCGTCGCCGCCCTCGCCCTCACCGCCTGCGGCGCGGCCCCCGAGAACGCCGCCACCACGCCCGACGGCAAGAACGCCGCCACCGCGGCCTCCGCCGCCGACTTCGGCGGCATGGACGCCCTCGTGAAGGCGGCCAAGAAGGAGGGCGCGCTGCACGCCATCGCGCTGCCCCGCGACTGGGCCAACTACGGCGCCCTCATCGACGGCTTCCAGCAGAAGTACGGGATCAAGGTCGAGGTCGAGAACCCGGACGCCTCCAGCCAGGACGAGGTCAACGCCGTCACCTCCCGCAAGGGCCAGGACCGCGCCCCCGACGTCCTGGACCTCGGCAGCTCCTTCGCGCTCAGCGCCGCCCAGCAGGGCCTCCTCGCCCCGTACAAGGTCGCGGCCTGGAACGACATCCCCGAGGGCCAGAAGGACCCGAAGGCCCGCTGGTACAACGACTACGGCGGCTACGTCTCCATCGGCTGCGACGCCAAGCGGGTCAAGAACTGCCCCGCCACCTTCAAGGACCTCCTCAAGCCCGAGTACAAGGGCCAGGTCGCCCTCAACGGCAACCCCACCAAGTCCGGCTCCGCCTTCGGCGGCGTCTACGCGGCCGCGCTCGCCCAGGGCGGCTCCTTCGACGACATCCAGCCCGGCCTCGACTTCTTCGCCGCGCTGAAGAAGAACGGCAACTACACCCCCGTCGAGTCCACCCCGGCCACCGTCGAGAAGGGCGAGACGCCCATCAGCATCGACTGGGACTACCTCAACGCCGGCTACGCCCAGGAGTTCAAGGCCAAGGGCCTCGACTGGAAGGTCGCCGTCCCCACCGACGGCCGCTACGCCATGTACTACTCCCAGGCGATCAACAAGGACGCCCCGCACCCCGCCGCCGCCCGCCTGTGGCAGGAGTACCTCTACAGCGCCGAGGGCCAGAACCTCTGGCTCAAGGGCTTCGCCCGCCCCGTCCTGATGCCCGCCATGGACAAGGCCGGCACCCTCGACGCGCAGGCCGCCCTCAAGCTGCCCGCCGTCTCCGGCATCCCGTCCTTCCCGACCGAGGCCCAGCAGGCCAAGGCCAAGACGGTCCTCGCGCAGGGCTGGGGCAAGGCCGTCTCCGGATGA
- a CDS encoding GntR family transcriptional regulator, translated as MPTPRHERIAEELRRAIDREEYAVGSRLPTEAELAARHDASRGTVRQALAALTAEGLIGSRQGARRVVLAGRRSQSFAELRSFAQWAQAMGRTATGRVVEQEYRPATAEDAARLHLAPGTPLLNVLRLRGLDGEPVLIERSVYADWISPTVASLDPECASVTQRLYEDTGLVFAHGEHVIDAVAAGARDAALLTVRRTSPLLRVRRVTTTHDGRPVEWSDDRYRPDAVSFTVHNSIANNALSRTTAG; from the coding sequence ATGCCGACGCCACGCCACGAGCGGATCGCCGAGGAACTGCGGCGGGCCATCGACCGCGAGGAGTACGCGGTCGGCAGCCGGCTGCCGACCGAGGCCGAGCTAGCCGCCCGCCACGACGCCTCCCGCGGCACCGTCCGCCAGGCCCTCGCCGCCCTCACCGCCGAGGGCCTGATCGGCTCCCGCCAGGGCGCCCGCCGGGTGGTCCTGGCCGGCCGCCGCAGCCAGAGCTTCGCCGAGCTGCGCAGCTTCGCCCAGTGGGCCCAGGCCATGGGCCGCACGGCGACCGGCCGGGTGGTCGAGCAGGAGTACCGCCCCGCCACCGCCGAGGACGCCGCCCGCCTCCACCTCGCCCCGGGCACCCCGCTCCTCAACGTGCTCCGGCTGCGCGGCCTGGACGGCGAGCCGGTGCTGATCGAGCGGAGCGTCTACGCCGACTGGATCTCCCCGACCGTCGCCTCCCTCGACCCGGAGTGCGCCTCGGTCACCCAGCGCCTGTACGAGGACACCGGCCTGGTCTTCGCCCACGGCGAGCACGTCATCGATGCCGTCGCCGCCGGCGCCCGCGACGCCGCCCTCCTCACCGTCCGCCGCACCAGCCCGCTGCTCCGCGTCCGCCGCGTCACCACGACCCACGACGGCCGCCCGGTCGAATGGTCCGACGACCGCTACCGCCCGGACGCGGTGAGCTTCACCGTCCACAACTCGATCGCCAACAACGCGCTGTCCCGGACGACGGCGGGCTGA
- a CDS encoding DNA repair helicase XPB, with protein MNGPLIVQSDKTLLLEVDHEQAEACRRVIAPFAELERAPEHIHTYRVTPLGLWNARAAGHDAEQVVDALVEFSRYPVPHALLVDIAETMARYGRLTLSKHPTHGLVLTTTDRPVLEEVLRSKKVQPLVGERIDPDTVAVHPSERGQIKQTLLKLGWPAEDLAGYVDGEAHRIDLAEDGWALRPYQQQAVEGFWHGGSGVVVLPCGAGKTLVGAGAMAKAKATTLILVTNTVSARQWKHELVKRTSLTEDEIGEYSGTRKEIRPVTIATYQVLTTRRKGIYPHLELFDSRDWGLIVYDEVHLLPAPVFKFTADLQARRRLGLTATLVREDGRESDVFSLIGPKRFDAPWKEIEAQGYIAPADCVEVRVDLTDSERLAYATAEAEEKYRFCATTATKRKVTEALVKKFAGQQILVIGQYIDQLDELGEHLNAPVIKGETSNAQREKLFDAFRNGEISVLVVSKVANFSIDLPEATVAIQVSGTFGSRQEEAQRLGRVLRPKADGHQAHFYSVVARDTIDQDFAAHRQRFLAEQGYAYRILDASELLAP; from the coding sequence GTGAACGGTCCACTGATCGTCCAGAGCGACAAGACGCTCCTGCTGGAGGTCGACCACGAGCAGGCCGAGGCCTGCCGGCGGGTCATCGCGCCCTTCGCGGAGCTGGAGCGGGCGCCCGAGCACATCCACACCTACCGGGTCACCCCGCTCGGCCTGTGGAACGCGCGGGCCGCCGGGCACGACGCCGAGCAGGTCGTGGACGCGCTGGTGGAGTTCTCCCGGTACCCGGTGCCGCACGCGCTGCTCGTCGACATCGCAGAGACCATGGCCCGCTACGGGCGCCTCACCCTGTCCAAGCACCCCACGCACGGGCTGGTGCTCACCACCACCGACCGGCCGGTCCTGGAGGAGGTGCTGCGCTCGAAGAAGGTGCAGCCGCTGGTCGGGGAGCGGATCGACCCGGACACCGTGGCCGTGCACCCCTCCGAGCGGGGCCAGATCAAGCAGACCCTGCTCAAGCTGGGCTGGCCGGCCGAGGACCTCGCCGGGTACGTGGACGGCGAGGCGCACCGGATCGACCTCGCCGAGGACGGCTGGGCCCTGCGCCCGTACCAGCAGCAGGCCGTCGAGGGCTTCTGGCACGGCGGCTCCGGCGTCGTCGTACTGCCCTGCGGGGCGGGAAAGACGCTGGTCGGAGCGGGTGCCATGGCCAAGGCCAAGGCGACCACCCTGATCCTGGTGACCAACACGGTCTCGGCCCGGCAGTGGAAGCACGAGCTGGTGAAGCGGACCTCGCTCACCGAGGACGAGATCGGCGAGTACAGCGGGACCCGCAAGGAGATCCGGCCGGTCACCATCGCCACGTACCAGGTGCTCACCACCCGCCGGAAGGGGATCTACCCCCACCTGGAGCTCTTCGACTCCCGCGACTGGGGCCTGATCGTCTACGACGAGGTGCACCTGCTGCCGGCCCCCGTCTTCAAGTTCACCGCCGACCTCCAGGCGCGCCGCCGGCTCGGCCTCACGGCGACGCTGGTACGCGAGGACGGGCGCGAGTCCGACGTCTTCTCGCTGATCGGGCCCAAGCGCTTCGACGCGCCGTGGAAGGAGATCGAGGCGCAGGGCTACATCGCGCCCGCCGACTGCGTCGAGGTCCGGGTCGACCTGACCGACTCGGAGCGGCTCGCCTACGCGACGGCGGAGGCGGAGGAGAAGTACCGCTTCTGCGCGACGACGGCGACCAAGCGGAAGGTGACCGAGGCGCTGGTCAAGAAGTTCGCCGGGCAGCAGATCCTCGTCATCGGCCAGTACATCGACCAGCTCGACGAGCTCGGCGAGCACCTGAACGCCCCGGTGATCAAGGGCGAGACCTCGAACGCGCAGCGCGAGAAGCTCTTCGACGCGTTCCGCAACGGCGAGATCAGCGTGCTGGTCGTCTCCAAGGTCGCGAACTTCTCGATCGACCTGCCCGAGGCGACGGTCGCCATCCAGGTCTCGGGCACCTTCGGCTCCCGGCAGGAGGAGGCCCAGCGGCTGGGCCGGGTGCTCCGCCCGAAGGCCGACGGCCACCAGGCGCACTTCTACTCGGTCGTCGCCCGCGACACGATCGACCAGGACTTCGCCGCGCACCGGCAGCGCTTCCTGGCCGAGCAGGGGTACGCGTACCGGATCCTCGACGCGAGCGAGCTGCTGGCGCCCTGA